A window of Leclercia adecarboxylata contains these coding sequences:
- a CDS encoding LysE family translocator has translation MNLMPFLLFAFVASITPGPTNILILSNSQHYGVKATLPALMSACAAASAIVLVSGAGAGELLHQYPLVRQVMSWAGVLWLSWMSWQLFCAPAANLSGQTHTRFTARAAALLQVINPKTWMMALAVVSLFAPAGTHALRDVALMALWFLLISVACLLCWAWLGKAVNRLFRTTAAMVRFQRLMALCLFISAWAGMLA, from the coding sequence GTGAATCTGATGCCGTTTCTGCTGTTTGCTTTTGTCGCCTCGATAACGCCAGGCCCCACCAATATTCTGATTCTCTCTAACAGCCAGCACTACGGCGTGAAGGCAACCCTGCCCGCGCTGATGAGCGCCTGCGCGGCAGCCAGTGCTATTGTGCTGGTTTCGGGTGCCGGAGCGGGTGAGCTGCTGCACCAGTATCCGCTGGTGCGTCAGGTGATGAGCTGGGCCGGGGTGCTGTGGTTAAGCTGGATGAGCTGGCAGCTATTTTGCGCACCGGCCGCAAACCTGTCTGGCCAAACGCACACCCGTTTTACCGCGCGCGCGGCGGCACTCTTGCAGGTCATTAATCCCAAAACCTGGATGATGGCGCTGGCGGTTGTCAGCCTGTTTGCCCCTGCAGGGACGCATGCGTTACGGGATGTCGCGCTGATGGCGCTCTGGTTTTTATTGATCTCGGTGGCCTGCCTGCTGTGCTGGGCATGGCTGGGAAAGGCGGTGAACAGGCTGTTTCGCACCACTGCGGCAATGGTGCGCTTTCAGCGCCTGATGGCGCTGTGCCTCTTTATTTCAGCGTGGGCGGGAATGCTGGCCTAA
- a CDS encoding glucosamine inositolphosphorylceramide transferase family protein encodes MFNKNNKLIKKLFFHESWDIMVINSHGKHVFPDNTLDILCNAKARQLDKKYIFQADPFIIDKGDRLYVFYEAFSFLNAKGVLRCRILNNDLEETDDVKLEGFDDLKCHLSFPFLFELDGKLFMIPESSERKEVILFQSVDFPARWEKVKVLVSDLAVTDNVVFELNGVNYLVSTTMDNELVIHTSEGILGDWKQISPALDICNIHARGAGKPYSINDKTYLFTQECNPGFYGKSIFIKELTSLTPHKYEEKLVGKISSSINNSDGIHTLNFTDNYIVYDTKHLTFSLLSTLKKLAYKVMVNHRKRLFS; translated from the coding sequence ATGTTTAATAAAAATAACAAATTAATCAAAAAGCTGTTTTTCCATGAGTCCTGGGACATCATGGTCATTAATAGCCACGGCAAGCATGTTTTTCCGGATAACACGCTGGATATTCTGTGTAACGCAAAAGCACGGCAGCTTGATAAAAAATATATCTTCCAGGCCGATCCTTTTATTATAGATAAAGGTGACCGACTGTATGTTTTTTATGAAGCTTTCTCCTTCCTTAACGCTAAGGGCGTACTGCGCTGTCGTATTCTTAATAACGATCTTGAGGAAACGGACGACGTTAAGCTTGAAGGGTTTGATGACTTAAAATGCCATCTCTCTTTTCCGTTCCTGTTTGAACTCGACGGCAAACTGTTCATGATCCCCGAGTCATCAGAGAGAAAAGAGGTCATTCTGTTCCAGTCCGTTGATTTCCCTGCGCGCTGGGAAAAGGTCAAAGTGCTGGTCTCAGACCTGGCCGTGACGGATAACGTGGTCTTTGAGCTGAACGGCGTGAATTACCTGGTCTCCACCACCATGGATAACGAGCTGGTGATCCACACCTCAGAGGGCATTCTCGGCGACTGGAAGCAAATCTCCCCGGCCCTGGATATCTGTAATATTCATGCCAGAGGCGCCGGCAAGCCCTACTCGATCAACGATAAAACCTACCTCTTTACCCAGGAGTGCAATCCTGGCTTTTACGGTAAGTCTATCTTCATCAAAGAATTAACCAGCCTGACGCCGCATAAATATGAAGAGAAACTGGTAGGCAAAATAAGTTCGTCGATTAATAACAGTGACGGAATCCACACGTTAAATTTCACCGATAACTATATTGTCTATGATACAAAACACCTGACCTTCAGCCTTCTTTCCACCCTTAAAAAGCTGGCATATAAAGTTATGGTTAATCACCGGAAGCGTCTTTTTAGCTAA
- a CDS encoding glycosyltransferase family 4 protein, with amino-acid sequence MKVLLVNKFFFIKGGAETVYFQERNMLKEAGVEVIDFSMQHEKNFPSDYADYFVTNVDYHKEGGLLAGAKTAINFIHNREACKKMRALLEKTRPEIVHFHNIYHQLTPALIKVARDFGCKTVLTAHDYKIMCPSYSMLRDGKVCDACVTGTVFNAFRYRCQEGSASKSLLLSLEATWQYIAQNYQALDVIVSPSEFLRNELKRSLPDSRIEVIVNGIDDGQQPQESPDESYLLYVGRLSREKGVPTLTRAHQLMRNKMPLKVVGHGPLHDDMVKTFPEAEFLGYVQQGPDLDALIKNARAVVLPSECYENCSMAVLEAMSFARPVVGARIGGIPEQIRQGVEGLLFEPGNAQDLADALDVIAENPQQAREMGLKGRERLCQKYSLRKHMETLQSLYRELLDGR; translated from the coding sequence ATGAAAGTCTTACTGGTAAATAAGTTCTTCTTTATTAAAGGAGGAGCGGAAACGGTCTACTTTCAGGAACGCAACATGCTGAAAGAGGCCGGCGTGGAGGTGATTGATTTCTCGATGCAGCATGAGAAAAACTTCCCTTCTGACTATGCGGACTACTTTGTCACCAACGTGGATTACCATAAAGAGGGGGGGCTGCTGGCGGGGGCTAAAACCGCCATCAACTTTATTCACAACCGGGAAGCCTGTAAAAAAATGCGGGCGCTGCTGGAGAAGACGCGCCCGGAGATCGTCCATTTCCACAATATCTATCACCAGCTAACGCCTGCGCTGATCAAGGTCGCCCGGGATTTCGGCTGTAAGACGGTGTTAACCGCGCACGACTATAAAATTATGTGCCCGTCCTACTCCATGCTGCGCGACGGCAAAGTGTGCGACGCCTGCGTGACCGGCACCGTGTTCAATGCGTTTCGCTATCGCTGCCAGGAAGGCTCGGCGTCAAAGAGCCTGCTGCTCTCCTTAGAGGCCACCTGGCAGTACATCGCGCAAAATTACCAGGCGCTGGACGTGATTGTCTCCCCGAGCGAGTTTCTGCGTAACGAGCTGAAACGCTCGCTGCCGGACTCCCGTATCGAGGTGATTGTGAACGGCATCGACGACGGCCAGCAGCCGCAAGAGAGCCCGGATGAGTCCTATCTGCTCTACGTCGGGCGCCTGAGCCGTGAAAAAGGGGTGCCGACCCTGACCCGGGCGCATCAGCTTATGCGCAACAAAATGCCGTTAAAAGTGGTCGGCCACGGGCCGCTGCATGACGATATGGTGAAGACCTTTCCCGAGGCGGAGTTCCTGGGCTATGTGCAGCAGGGCCCGGATCTGGATGCGCTGATTAAAAACGCCCGGGCGGTGGTGTTGCCCTCAGAATGTTATGAGAACTGCTCGATGGCGGTGCTGGAGGCGATGTCGTTTGCCCGGCCGGTGGTGGGGGCCCGTATTGGCGGGATCCCGGAGCAGATTCGACAGGGTGTGGAAGGATTGCTGTTTGAACCTGGCAACGCGCAGGATCTGGCCGATGCGCTGGACGTGATAGCGGAAAACCCACAGCAGGCCCGGGAGATGGGGCTGAAAGGCCGTGAGCGGCTTTGCCAGAAATACTCACTGCGCAAGCATATGGAAACGTTGCAGTCGCTGTACCGCGAGCTGCTCGACGGACGGTAA
- a CDS encoding RNA-binding domain-containing protein — protein MPLQIKDIIDLQTLIESEQVEFKLAGGKDGKGELPKDFWPTYSAMANGRGGWVVLGVKEQSGKFTPVGITEPEKIKTDLFNQLNDRDRVSANVLRSENDVQQVSLQGTDVLAIHIPQAMRKQKPVHLKKSPFGNTYLRLHEGDRLCDDMTVKRMLAEQIHDSRDNEVLSEHYTFQDDIDLDSLKVYRNLLSANNPQHPYLACEPFELFKVVGGWRKDRETGKEGITLAGILMFGKWDAIIAAAPNYMVDYQERPEAKTELRWVDRVCPDGTWSGNLFDFYRKVYQKLVADLKVPFMLEEGLRRTDTPVHIALREALVNTLVHADFTDRVSILIVKRPDMFGFRNPGLMRLPLEDVIAGGVSDCRNRLLHQMFLLIGLGEKAGSGMPKIFSGWKSANWRTPKLWEKTFPAQTLLELSTASLIPQHVLDDLHQRFREAFDLLDDFEQVIVATAAIEGWVNHERACQLTTRHSREVTLTLPRLESKGFLAAGGEQKSKYYTLPGVSVMTPDEVFSLGAVVSSTHNEGNSAYNEQRSTHNEGNSTYNEQRSTHNERNSTHNEESSTYNAGDEQPSSRDEYGRLLNRFIDQPYIDDVDNLTEAFRDSLFALAAVPRERLRLGNKELMKSVILNVCQGQYISVAALGQILSRNPNALRQQYLKPLVELGELKLAFPQYKNDPKQGYSAV, from the coding sequence ATGCCTTTGCAAATAAAAGACATTATTGATCTGCAAACTCTTATCGAGTCGGAACAGGTAGAGTTCAAGCTGGCAGGGGGGAAAGATGGCAAAGGCGAGTTACCGAAAGACTTCTGGCCCACCTATTCCGCAATGGCGAATGGTCGGGGCGGTTGGGTCGTTCTCGGTGTAAAAGAACAGTCTGGAAAATTTACACCAGTGGGTATTACTGAGCCCGAAAAGATTAAGACCGATCTGTTTAATCAGTTAAACGATCGCGATCGGGTCAGTGCGAATGTGCTGAGATCAGAAAACGATGTGCAACAGGTCTCTTTGCAGGGAACGGATGTTCTGGCGATCCATATTCCACAGGCGATGCGCAAACAAAAGCCGGTTCACCTGAAAAAGTCCCCATTTGGTAACACCTATCTACGCCTGCACGAAGGCGATCGCCTTTGTGATGATATGACCGTCAAGAGGATGCTTGCAGAGCAGATCCACGACAGCCGCGATAATGAAGTGCTATCCGAGCACTATACCTTTCAGGACGATATCGATCTGGACAGCCTGAAAGTCTATCGCAATCTGCTATCAGCAAATAACCCGCAGCATCCTTATCTGGCCTGTGAGCCGTTTGAACTATTTAAAGTGGTTGGTGGATGGCGTAAAGACAGGGAAACCGGAAAAGAGGGCATCACGCTGGCTGGCATCCTCATGTTTGGTAAATGGGATGCGATTATTGCCGCAGCGCCTAACTACATGGTGGATTACCAGGAACGCCCCGAAGCTAAAACGGAGCTGCGTTGGGTGGATCGGGTATGTCCGGACGGTACATGGTCAGGAAACCTGTTTGATTTTTATCGCAAGGTATATCAAAAGCTGGTCGCCGATCTGAAAGTCCCCTTTATGCTTGAAGAGGGGCTGCGTAGAACGGATACGCCAGTACATATCGCACTGCGTGAAGCGCTGGTCAACACGCTGGTCCATGCTGATTTTACCGACCGGGTTTCTATTTTGATCGTCAAACGTCCTGATATGTTTGGCTTTCGCAATCCCGGCTTGATGCGCCTGCCGTTGGAGGATGTAATTGCAGGCGGAGTTAGTGATTGCCGCAACAGGTTGCTACACCAGATGTTCTTGCTGATTGGTCTGGGCGAGAAAGCTGGTTCAGGGATGCCTAAGATTTTCAGCGGCTGGAAATCGGCTAACTGGCGCACCCCTAAACTTTGGGAAAAAACATTTCCTGCGCAGACGCTATTAGAGCTTTCCACCGCTAGCCTGATTCCACAGCATGTTCTGGATGACCTGCATCAACGATTTCGCGAGGCCTTCGATCTGCTTGATGATTTTGAACAGGTGATTGTTGCAACGGCGGCGATTGAAGGCTGGGTTAACCATGAACGAGCCTGCCAGTTAACAACACGACACTCCCGCGAAGTCACGCTGACGCTTCCCCGACTGGAAAGTAAAGGTTTTCTGGCCGCAGGCGGTGAACAAAAGAGTAAATATTACACCTTGCCCGGCGTATCGGTCATGACGCCGGATGAGGTTTTCTCGTTAGGGGCGGTTGTGAGTTCTACTCATAACGAGGGTAACTCCGCATATAACGAGCAGAGGTCCACACATAACGAGGGGAACTCCACATATAACGAGCAGAGGTCCACACATAACGAAAGGAACTCCACACATAATGAGGAAAGCTCCACATATAACGCCGGGGATGAACAACCCTCATCCCGGGATGAATATGGACGTTTGCTTAACCGCTTTATCGATCAACCCTATATTGATGATGTTGACAATCTCACCGAGGCTTTCCGGGATTCGTTGTTTGCTTTAGCTGCGGTTCCGCGTGAAAGGCTGCGTCTGGGGAATAAAGAGCTGATGAAGAGTGTGATCCTGAATGTGTGTCAGGGACAGTATATTTCCGTTGCTGCGCTGGGGCAGATCCTTAGTCGTAACCCTAATGCGTTGCGTCAGCAGTACTTAAAACCACTGGTGGAGCTAGGGGAACTGAAGCTGGCGTTTCCGCAGTATAAGAATGACCCTAAACAGGGATATAGCGCAGTTTGA
- a CDS encoding glycosyltransferase: MMYKPFITVSIKTFNEAECIEKTIDSIRSQIADYPHKIIVADSLSTDNTQQLASDKGVMVVSLTEPADRCCGVGHQLGYLHSEGEFILLMDGDMELEPGFIDRAVAFLQKNPGYAGVAGTVEMDDASNYEFTSRKQRINKIYPLGDCDHLGGGGLYRLSAIADIGYLTNRSLHAYEEAELGIRLLTAGYKLHRLNVPYFRHTSYTMPTFKMLRYRWKSGFHQAPGELLRSAWGKPWFRDALMLVKNEVIFASYILIVLIAFFTFDVSLIDIALLPLLAFILLKTIRNRSLKNGLNSVINLAVLSAGLVKGLFHPLRDPRVPPGNKVIHEQGE, translated from the coding sequence TTGATGTACAAACCCTTTATTACCGTAAGTATTAAAACGTTTAACGAAGCCGAGTGTATAGAGAAAACCATCGACAGTATTCGCAGCCAGATTGCTGACTATCCGCATAAAATTATCGTTGCCGACAGTCTTTCTACGGATAACACCCAGCAGTTGGCCAGCGATAAAGGGGTGATGGTGGTGTCGTTAACCGAACCGGCAGACCGCTGCTGCGGCGTCGGGCATCAGCTGGGCTACCTTCACAGCGAAGGTGAGTTCATCCTGCTCATGGATGGCGATATGGAGCTGGAGCCGGGGTTCATCGATCGGGCGGTGGCGTTTCTGCAGAAAAATCCCGGGTACGCTGGCGTGGCCGGGACGGTGGAGATGGACGACGCGTCAAACTATGAATTCACCTCCCGCAAGCAGCGGATCAATAAAATCTACCCCCTGGGCGACTGCGATCATCTCGGCGGCGGCGGTCTGTACCGCCTGTCGGCAATTGCCGATATCGGCTACTTAACCAACCGCAGCCTGCATGCCTATGAGGAGGCGGAACTGGGTATTCGCCTGCTGACCGCAGGTTACAAACTGCATCGCCTGAATGTGCCCTATTTCCGGCACACCTCCTACACGATGCCGACCTTCAAAATGCTGCGCTATCGCTGGAAGAGCGGTTTCCATCAGGCGCCGGGAGAACTGCTGCGCAGCGCGTGGGGCAAACCCTGGTTCCGCGACGCGCTGATGCTGGTGAAAAACGAAGTCATCTTCGCCAGTTACATTCTCATCGTGCTGATTGCGTTCTTTACCTTCGACGTCAGCCTGATCGATATCGCGCTGTTGCCGCTGCTGGCCTTTATCCTGTTGAAAACCATTCGCAACCGCTCGTTAAAAAACGGCCTCAACAGCGTGATCAATCTGGCGGTGCTCTCTGCCGGGCTGGTCAAAGGTCTCTTTCATCCGCTTCGTGACCCCAGAGTGCCACCGGGCAATAAAGTTATTCATGAGCAGGGAGAGTAA
- a CDS encoding DUF4832 domain-containing protein — MRLNVLPGSINPLMLLIAGALMFSSGWACAESAEALQTVHPPAISGPLANPGNGVARFHDQDLNLADYPATGLEYRRYYWSEVEPREGQYNFALVDEGFAAAAAHQPPMNVGLRFMILDGPESGSEIPQWLIDKGIKGTWTPDHKTFAPDLDDPTYIAYARRLLQAFGARYNNNPELAFIDIGMVGAWGEWHNSNFPNLPPLQERYPPALLNRYVDMHFSAFPDTPKIMLLNGYDSVAYAVKKGAGWRADCWGDWRNFSPTWSHMANDYPERLTTAQAAWPGFNNAWKKAPISLEICGHMAEWLTEQKYTREEVQATFDWALAQHASTLNIKSTEIPKVYRDIVDKALTKIGYRFRVVSLTHPVSARAGQAVSLTSQWSNDGVAPIYLRYTLAWRLQDTRGNTVAQGNAGDDIRQWLPGGHSSAYQLATPGNLASGRYYLDLALVDNTGKARIQLANEGKLSDGWYRLSSVVIE, encoded by the coding sequence ATGCGCTTAAACGTTCTGCCGGGCAGTATAAATCCATTGATGCTTCTTATCGCCGGGGCGCTGATGTTCTCTTCGGGTTGGGCCTGTGCGGAAAGTGCAGAAGCCTTGCAGACGGTGCATCCACCCGCTATCAGCGGCCCCCTGGCAAACCCTGGTAACGGCGTGGCCCGTTTTCACGATCAGGACTTGAACCTGGCGGATTATCCGGCGACAGGCCTCGAATATCGTCGCTATTACTGGAGCGAGGTTGAACCGCGAGAAGGGCAGTACAATTTTGCGCTGGTGGATGAGGGATTTGCGGCGGCGGCGGCACATCAACCGCCCATGAACGTCGGCCTGCGCTTTATGATCCTCGATGGGCCGGAGTCGGGCTCAGAGATCCCCCAGTGGCTGATCGACAAAGGGATTAAAGGCACCTGGACGCCGGATCATAAAACCTTTGCCCCCGATCTGGACGATCCCACCTATATCGCTTACGCCCGGCGGCTTTTGCAGGCGTTTGGCGCGCGGTACAACAATAACCCGGAGCTGGCGTTTATCGACATCGGAATGGTCGGGGCCTGGGGAGAGTGGCATAACAGCAACTTCCCGAACCTGCCGCCTTTGCAGGAGCGCTATCCCCCCGCGCTGCTCAACCGTTACGTTGATATGCATTTCAGCGCCTTCCCCGACACGCCTAAGATCATGCTGCTTAACGGCTATGATTCCGTCGCATATGCAGTGAAAAAAGGGGCGGGCTGGCGTGCGGACTGCTGGGGGGACTGGCGCAACTTCAGCCCCACCTGGAGCCATATGGCCAATGATTACCCGGAGCGGCTCACGACGGCGCAGGCGGCCTGGCCGGGGTTCAACAACGCCTGGAAAAAGGCACCCATCAGCCTTGAGATCTGCGGCCATATGGCGGAATGGCTGACCGAGCAAAAGTACACGCGGGAAGAGGTGCAGGCGACCTTTGACTGGGCGCTGGCGCAGCATGCCAGCACCCTGAATATTAAATCCACCGAGATACCGAAGGTCTATCGCGATATCGTCGACAAGGCGCTGACAAAAATAGGCTATCGCTTCCGGGTGGTGTCGCTGACCCATCCGGTGAGCGCGCGTGCGGGGCAGGCCGTGTCGCTCACCAGCCAATGGTCGAATGACGGCGTGGCACCAATTTATCTGCGTTATACCCTTGCCTGGCGACTGCAGGACACGCGCGGGAATACGGTCGCGCAGGGCAACGCCGGGGACGATATCCGCCAGTGGCTACCGGGCGGGCACAGCTCGGCTTATCAGCTGGCAACCCCGGGTAACCTGGCGTCAGGGCGCTATTATCTTGATTTGGCGCTGGTGGATAACACCGGTAAGGCGCGCATACAGCTCGCTAACGAGGGGAAGTTGAGTGATGGGTGGTACCGGTTGTCGTCGGTGGTGATTGAGTGA
- the galE gene encoding UDP-glucose 4-epimerase GalE produces MAILVTGGAGYIGSHTVLTLLERGEDVVVIDNLSNASQESLIRVAELTGKQPVVHIADILDRDALKTLFTQHTITDVIHFAGLKSVSESIARPLAYYENNVVGTMVLLDEMQRAGVTSLIFSSSATVYGNPDAVPLSEKSRTGGTTNPYGTSKLMVEQILRDFSAAQPQFRIACLRYFNPVGAHPSGRLGEDPNGIPNNLVPYISQVAIGKLACLTVFGDDYPTPDGTGIRDYIHVMDLACGHLAALDHKDEGEAFKVINLGTGVGYSVIDLIKAFEKAAQTRINYRIVGRRSGDVAECWSDSSLARQQLGWQATRSLDEMMRDAWNWQKNNPGGYNA; encoded by the coding sequence ATGGCAATTCTGGTTACGGGCGGTGCAGGCTATATTGGTTCTCACACGGTACTGACATTACTGGAGCGCGGAGAAGACGTTGTTGTCATTGATAATCTCTCTAATGCTTCGCAGGAGTCGTTAATCCGGGTTGCAGAATTAACGGGAAAACAGCCCGTGGTTCACATCGCGGATATTCTCGATCGCGACGCCCTAAAAACGCTGTTCACTCAGCATACCATTACCGACGTCATCCACTTCGCTGGCCTTAAATCTGTTTCCGAATCCATCGCCCGGCCTCTCGCCTATTATGAAAATAATGTGGTCGGGACGATGGTGCTTCTGGATGAAATGCAGCGGGCGGGCGTGACCAGCCTTATTTTCAGCTCGTCGGCCACAGTGTATGGCAATCCCGACGCCGTGCCCCTGAGCGAAAAGTCCCGCACCGGCGGTACAACCAACCCGTACGGTACCTCCAAGCTGATGGTGGAGCAGATTTTGCGGGATTTCTCGGCCGCACAACCGCAATTCAGGATCGCCTGTCTGCGCTATTTTAATCCGGTAGGCGCGCACCCTTCCGGGCGCCTGGGGGAAGATCCGAACGGTATTCCCAATAATCTCGTGCCTTATATTTCTCAGGTTGCTATTGGCAAACTGGCGTGCCTGACCGTCTTTGGCGATGACTATCCGACGCCAGACGGAACCGGCATTCGGGATTACATTCATGTCATGGATCTGGCCTGTGGCCATCTGGCTGCGCTGGATCATAAAGACGAAGGCGAGGCGTTTAAGGTCATCAATCTTGGAACCGGCGTCGGGTATTCGGTGATTGACCTGATTAAGGCATTCGAAAAAGCCGCCCAGACCAGAATCAACTATCGCATCGTCGGCAGGCGTTCCGGCGACGTGGCAGAGTGCTGGTCGGATTCGTCGCTGGCGCGCCAGCAGCTGGGATGGCAGGCCACGCGCAGCCTGGATGAGATGATGCGTGACGCCTGGAACTGGCAGAAGAACAATCCCGGAGGGTATAACGCCTGA
- a CDS encoding AraC family transcriptional regulator produces the protein MNDWLELRQHADTGIETIKAHFEGHAYDPHWHDSYLVGITLSGTQQFHCRRERHRSHPGDAFLLEPGEIHDGDAPVAGGFTYLTFYLDERWLTDTLHGLYESTPGHYSLHFTQTLTREPQLVRTIGDTFAALHNDEMKIVQQGTMDNLLAQLTSHCHWRKKGPSQLQSAAVAHRARDYLYAHLGDNIGLSDLARETGTDRFTLTRCFKREFHLAPHAWLIQLRLAKARQFLARGDQPVDVAAALGFADQSHLGRWFQRAYRITPAHYRRLCTNLPDVSIK, from the coding sequence GTGAACGACTGGCTTGAACTGCGGCAGCATGCGGATACGGGAATTGAAACGATCAAGGCGCACTTTGAAGGGCACGCCTACGATCCGCACTGGCACGACAGCTATCTGGTCGGCATCACACTCAGCGGTACCCAGCAGTTCCATTGCCGTCGCGAACGCCATCGTAGCCACCCGGGCGATGCGTTTCTGCTTGAACCGGGCGAGATCCACGACGGCGACGCGCCCGTTGCAGGCGGCTTCACCTATCTGACGTTCTACCTGGACGAGCGCTGGCTGACCGACACTCTGCATGGCCTGTATGAATCCACCCCTGGTCATTATTCCCTGCATTTCACGCAAACCCTGACCCGCGAGCCGCAGCTGGTGCGTACTATTGGCGACACCTTTGCCGCGCTGCACAATGACGAGATGAAGATCGTGCAGCAAGGTACAATGGATAATCTGCTGGCCCAGCTTACGTCACATTGCCACTGGCGCAAAAAAGGTCCCTCGCAACTGCAGAGCGCGGCGGTGGCGCACCGGGCGCGGGACTATCTTTATGCCCATCTGGGCGACAATATTGGTCTTTCCGATCTGGCCCGCGAGACCGGGACCGATCGCTTCACGCTCACCCGCTGCTTCAAGCGCGAGTTTCACCTGGCGCCCCACGCCTGGCTCATTCAACTGAGGCTGGCAAAAGCACGGCAGTTTCTGGCCCGTGGGGATCAGCCTGTCGATGTGGCGGCTGCGCTGGGGTTTGCCGATCAAAGCCATTTAGGACGCTGGTTCCAGCGGGCCTATCGCATTACGCCTGCCCACTACCGACGGTTGTGCACAAACCTTCCAGACGTTTCCATAAAATAG
- a CDS encoding glycosyltransferase family 4 protein, translating to MAKKITVLGTRGIPDVLGGVETHCQNLYPAIRQQYDVDICVIARSPYVPYRRSRYKNVETLALWAPKKRSFEAIVHSVIAALRTFFDRSDIVHVHAIGPGLVVPLLRLLGKRVVFTHHGPDYDRQKWGKMAKKILMLGEKVAVKYASEVIVISEVINQLIQQKYYRYDAHLIYNGVNVPKPLEKETVDKILGRYDLQPGGYIVLVGRFVEEKGMHDAIAAYQQSGLTLPLVLVGDSDHPSEYSLRLKQLAFETPGVVMTGFLKGEELQVVFSQASLFVMPSYHEGLPIALLEAMSYSLPVVVSDILPNLEVGLPDETSFKLGNIADLAQKMASQANLPRVDYGDFLKRYNWDEIARKTVSVYHKLDKTIG from the coding sequence ATGGCAAAAAAAATCACGGTGTTGGGTACCCGCGGGATCCCCGATGTGCTGGGCGGCGTCGAAACCCATTGTCAGAATCTCTACCCGGCTATTCGCCAGCAGTATGACGTGGATATTTGCGTTATTGCCCGGTCACCCTACGTACCCTACCGGCGCTCGCGCTACAAAAACGTCGAGACGCTGGCGCTGTGGGCCCCCAAAAAACGCAGTTTTGAGGCCATTGTGCACTCTGTTATTGCCGCGTTGAGGACATTTTTCGATCGATCCGATATTGTTCATGTTCACGCCATCGGCCCCGGCCTTGTGGTGCCGCTGTTACGCCTGCTGGGCAAACGCGTGGTCTTTACCCATCACGGGCCGGACTACGATCGCCAGAAGTGGGGCAAGATGGCGAAAAAAATCCTGATGCTCGGTGAGAAAGTGGCGGTGAAGTATGCCAGTGAAGTGATTGTGATTTCTGAGGTGATCAACCAGCTGATCCAGCAGAAATACTACCGCTATGATGCGCATCTGATTTATAACGGCGTGAACGTGCCAAAACCGCTGGAGAAAGAGACGGTCGATAAGATCCTCGGCCGGTATGATTTGCAGCCTGGGGGCTATATTGTGCTGGTCGGGCGATTTGTTGAAGAGAAGGGGATGCATGACGCCATCGCCGCGTATCAACAATCGGGCCTGACGTTGCCGCTGGTGCTGGTGGGGGATTCGGATCACCCCTCGGAATACAGTTTGCGTCTGAAGCAGCTCGCGTTTGAGACGCCGGGCGTGGTGATGACGGGGTTTTTAAAAGGTGAGGAGTTGCAGGTGGTCTTCTCTCAGGCTTCACTCTTTGTGATGCCGTCGTACCATGAGGGGCTACCCATTGCGCTGCTGGAGGCGATGTCCTATTCCCTGCCGGTGGTGGTAAGCGATATTCTGCCCAATCTCGAGGTCGGCCTGCCGGATGAGACCAGCTTTAAGCTGGGGAATATCGCGGATTTAGCGCAAAAGATGGCAAGCCAGGCGAATTTGCCGCGCGTGGATTACGGTGATTTTCTGAAGCGTTACAACTGGGACGAAATCGCCAGGAAAACCGTCTCTGTCTACCATAAATTAGATAAAACAATAGGTTAA
- a CDS encoding transcriptional regulator: MQREDVLGATLQLLEIQGIASTSLEMVAERINYPLDELRRFWPDKEALLYDALRYLSQQVDSWRRQLMLNPELSAEQKLMARYSALTDCVRNHRYPGCLFIAACTFFPDPGHPIHQLADQQKRASHDFTHELLTTLEVDDPAMVAKQMDLILEGCLSRMLVNRSQADVDTAQRLAEDILHFAQCRKGGALT, from the coding sequence GTGCAACGTGAAGATGTTCTGGGCGCAACCCTGCAATTGCTTGAAATTCAAGGGATAGCCAGCACCTCGCTGGAAATGGTCGCTGAACGCATCAATTATCCTCTGGATGAACTCCGCCGTTTCTGGCCCGATAAAGAGGCCCTGCTGTACGATGCCCTGCGCTACCTCAGCCAGCAGGTGGATAGCTGGCGCAGGCAGCTGATGCTGAACCCGGAGCTCTCGGCAGAGCAAAAATTAATGGCGCGCTACTCCGCCCTTACCGACTGCGTGCGTAATCACCGCTATCCGGGCTGCCTGTTTATAGCCGCCTGTACCTTTTTCCCGGATCCGGGTCACCCGATCCATCAGCTTGCCGACCAGCAAAAACGTGCTTCGCACGATTTTACCCATGAGCTGCTGACCACGCTCGAAGTGGACGATCCGGCGATGGTGGCAAAGCAGATGGATCTGATCCTGGAGGGTTGCCTCAGCCGGATGCTGGTGAACCGCAGCCAGGCCGATGTCGATACCGCCCAGCGTCTGGCGGAGGACATTCTGCACTTCGCGCAATGTCGCAAAGGGGGAGCGCTAACTTAG